CCGTTACACAGGTCCCCTTCACAGCACTTTATAGGGCCTCCACATCCATCGCTGCCAAAGCAGCTCTTGACGACGGCACCTGCAGAATATGATGGAAAAACCTCAGTTTCAAGGACAACAAAAGCCAACAGAGCTCTGCCTTTTTGAAATGCTCAGTATTAGCTACAGATGCTGGAGGTGTGGAAGAACAACTTACCGTCCTTCTCTGCGGTTGCACAGCGGTCATGGCCGAGAGGACAAGTTGCGACATCAGTGCAGGAACTGGGGTTGGTGGTTACACATGTGTAGCATTTCAGTCCATATGCTGCACAGAGATATAGCAGATTGTCAAACATGGTTGAAGTAATGCTACTCCAAAAACTACAACTCATGGTTCTAAATACTCTCACAGAAAgcagtttaaaaacacactgttttaaaaaacatgttggtGTTAGGTGTCAGTTTCAGGTTCTCATTCAAAACCGCAGAATATTCTTCAGTAAGAAAATGTGAagagaaaatggagagaaaagggaaaccATCTGCGCACATGAATCCTAATTCCCTTAAAATAAATAGCct
The DNA window shown above is from Chelmon rostratus isolate fCheRos1 chromosome 5, fCheRos1.pri, whole genome shotgun sequence and carries:
- the LOC121607171 gene encoding lymphocyte antigen 6G-like, producing the protein MHLCGVLVLLGTLSAAYGLKCYTCVTTNPSSCTDVATCPLGHDRCATAEKDGAVVKSCFGSDGCGGPIKCCEGDLCNGAIPTGSSVLLLLVSSAIITIFL